AATCTGACGGGAAAGAACGAGAGTACCGTCAAGGTGAGAGAAGGTAGTTGCCGGTGCGGGGTCGGTAAGGTCATCAGCAGGTACGTAAACAGCCTGAACAGAGGTAATAGAACCCTTTGTTGTAGAAGTAATACGTTCCTGAAGTCCACCGAGGTCAGTACCAAGTGTAGGCTGGTAACCAACAGCGGAAGGCATACGACCGAGCAGAGCGGATACCTCTGAACCGGCCTGTGTGAAACGGAAAATGTTGTCAATGAAGAGCAGAACGTCTTCACCTTCAGCATCACGGAAGTTTTCAGCGATGGTCAGAGCGGTCAGAGCAACACGAGCACGTGCTCCCGGAGGTTCGTTCATCTGGCCATATACGAGTGCGGCTTTCTCCAGAACGCCGGCATCCTTCATTTCATGGTAAAGGTCGTTACCTTCACGGGTACGCTCACCAACACCAGCAAATACGGATTTACCACCGTGCTGCTTTGCAATGTTGTTAATCATTTCCATGAGAATAACGGTCTTACCAACACCAGCGCCGCCGAAGAGGCCCATCTTTCCGCCCTTAGGGAAGGGAATCAGAAGGTCAACAACCTTGATACCGGTTTCCAGAAGTTCAACCTTTGTGGAAAGTTCGGTAAATTCAGGTGCGGGACGGTGAATGGGAAGAACCTTATCAGATTCAATCGGTCCGAGTTCATCAACAGGACGACCTACAACGTTGAGGATACGTCCAAGTGAACCGTTACCAACAGGAACAGATATAGGCTGTCCAAGAGAAGTAACTTCCATGCCGCGGACGAGACCTTCGGTAGCGTCCATAGCAATGGTACGAACAATATTGTCACCAAGATGCTGCGCAACCTCGCATATAAGGTCCGGAGCATCGGCACTGTTCGGGTTATTAATCTGAACAGCTGTCAGAATGTTGGGCAGTTGCCCTTCAGGAAATTCGACGTCGACAACGGCGCCGATAACCTGAACAATTTTACCTTTAACATCGCTCATATGAGTTTGCCCCCTATATTATCCTTTCAGCGCTTCTGCGCCGCTGACAATGTCCATAAGATCATTGGTAATCGCGGCCTGCCTGGTTTTGTTATATATCAGGGTAAGTGATTCAGCCATATCGTCACAGGCCTTGGATGCGTTATCCATAGCGGCCATACGTGCGGCATGTTCACTGGCGGAAGTGTCAAGCAATCCGCGGTAAACCTGAACATTTACAAAACGGGGCAAAAGCTCCGCGAGCAGTCCTTCAACAGAAGGCTCATAGATATATTCGCTGCTGGGTCCTTCATCTTCAGCTTCTTCCTTAGCTTCGCCCGAAGAGATGGGAAGAAGGCTGAGATCAACTGCAACCTGACGTGCAACGGATATAAACTCGCCGAATACCAGATGAACTTCATCAAGTTCCATGGAGAGGTAGGCATCGATAATTTTATTACCAACGGTGCTTGCAAGAGTGAAATCGAAATTGTTCATTTCATCTGCGAATGATTCAACAGTTTCATATTCAGTCTTTTTAACAGCATCACGAGCTTTTTTACCGATACAATAAAACTTAACATCAAGCCCTTCGGCTTTTTTGGACGCAGCCAGCTTAAGAGCCTTGTTGATCATATTGCTGTTGAAGCTGCCGCAAAGTCCGCGATCAGAGGTAGCCAGAACAATACCGACTGTCTTGATCTCTTCGTGGACTTCGAGCAGGGGATGGACACTTGTGTCCGCCCCGCCGGCGAGATCACTCAGCATTTCATAGAACTTGTCTGCGTAGGGGCGGAAACGCTCAATTCTGGACTGAGCTTTACGCAACTTAGCCGACGCAACCATGTTCATGGCTTTTGTGATCTGCTTCGTCTTCTTAACGCTTACGATTTGATTCTGGACATCCCTAAGAGAAGCCATTTGTACCTCCCAAGGATTTAAGCACTAAAGCTTTTCTTGAATTCATCCAGAGCAGCTTTCAGCTTGCCCTCAACAGAATCGTCGATTTTACCCTTGGTCTGAATGTCCTCAAGAATATCCGCTTTTGCATTGCGAACGAACTCGATAAGTCCGTCTTCAAATTTGCGGACAGCGTCAACCGGGACATCGTCCATGAAACCGCGAGTACCAGCGTAAAGAGATACGATCTGTTCGGGGAAGGTCATAGGCTTGTACTGGTCCTGCTTGAGCAGTTCGACCATACGTGCACCACGGTTAAGTTTCTGCTGAGTGGATTTGTCAAGATCGGAACCGAAAGCAGCAAAAGCTGCAAGTTCACGATACTGAGCAAGGTCCAGACGCATAGTACCTGCAACCTGCTTCATACCTTTAATCTGAGCAGCACCACCAACGCGGGAAACAGAGAGACCTACGTTAATAGCTGGACGGATACCGGCGTTGAAGAGGTTAGGCTCGAGGTAAACCTGACCATCGGTAATGGAGATAACGTTTGTAGGAATAAATGCAGAAACGTCACCGGCCTGAGTTTCAATGATAGGCAGAGCTGTCATGGAACCTGCACCCAGAGAATCGTTTACTTTACATGCACGTTCCAGCAGACGGGAGTGCAGGAAGAAAACGTCACCGGGGAAAGCTTCACGTCCCGGAGGACGACGAAGAAGCAGAGACATCTGTCTGTATGCAACAGCCTGTTTGGACAGGTCATCGTATACGATCAGAGCGTGCTTGCCGTTATCACGATAATGTTCTGCCATGGTGGCACCGGTGTATGCTGCAATAAACTGCAGAGGAGCCGGATCGGAAGCGGTTGCGGAAATAATGGTTGTGTATTCCATTGCGCCGTGCTTTTTGAGTACGTCGGCAACAAGTGCAACCGAAGCCTTCTTCTGACCGATGGCTACGTAGAAACAATGAATATCGGTATTCTTCTGAGCAAGAATTGCGTCAATACAAACCGCGGTTTTACCAACCTGACGGTCACCGATGATAAGTTCGCGCTGTCCGCGTCCGATAGGAGTCATGGCGTCAATAGCTTTGATACCTGTTCCCATTGGTTCGTGAACGGACTTACGCTGTACGATACCGGGAGCTTTAAGCTCAACAGGACGCATCTCACTTCTGTCGATGGGTCCCAGTCCGTCCATAGGAGCACCGAGTGGGTCAACAACGCGGCCCATAACAGTGTCACCAACAGGTACGGAGAAGATCTGACCGGTACGTTTTACCGGGTCACCTTCTTTAATACCGGTGTCGTCACCAAGAAGAGCAACACCAACGTTGTCTTCTTCAAGGTTGAGAACCATTCCCATAAGGCCACCAGGAAACTCAAGGAGTTCCATGGCCATTGCGTTCTCAACACCATGAACACGAGCGATACCGTCACCAACGTAGAGGACGGTACCAGTTTCGCTCATCTCGACCTTGGATTCATAATTCTGAATCTGATCTTCAATGATCTTGCTGATTTCTTCCGCTTTAATCTGCATGGCCCTACACACCCCTTTTAATCTGTTCTTTCATCATTTGCAGCTGTGCGCGAATGCTGGCATCAAGAACCTTGTCTCCGACCTGGAGAACAACACCGCCGAGGATGTCCTTATCTATCTCAAAGTCCAGAACAAGTTTGTTCTTGAGCTGTTCTTCAAGACGGTCCAGAATTTCCTTCTGACGTTTCTGGGTCAGTTTGATAGCAGTTACGAGCTTGCCGCGGACGACTCCTTGGGTAGCATCGAGCATTCCGGAATAATCGCTAGCGATTGCAGGAATGCAGGAAAGCCTTTCCTTGTCGGCCAGTAGGCTGCAAAAGTTTTTTACCACAGGACCTGCCGAGGTCTTCTCAAGCAGTTTATCAAGCACAGCCTTTTTTTCAGCTGCACTGAAAACGGGATTCTGGAAGAGCCTCAGGGCCTCCGGGGAATCTTCCAGTATCTGTGACAACTCGGTCAGTGCCTTACCATACGCCGCAAGGTCTGTCTCTCCCTGCTTCTGGCCAACAGAGAACAGCGCTCTGGCGTATCTGCGCGAGACTATGTTCCCGGTCAATTGAGCACCACCTTTGTTAAGTATTCATCCACAAGGTTTTCATGCTGAGTCTTGGTAAGCTTGCTCTGAACGATCTTTTCAGCGGCTTCAACGACCTTGTCGGCCAGTTCAGCACGCATTTCTTCCAAAGCAACAGCAGCTTCCTGTTCAGCAGAAACTTTAGCCTGAGATCTGATGACCTCAGCACTTTCCTCCGCCTTCTGGATGATAGACTGTTTGATAGCCTCACCCTGTTCCTTGGCTTCGGCAAGAATTGCTTCTTTCTCCTGCTCAAGGTTGGCAATACTTTGCTCGACGTCCTGAAGTTTCTTTTCAGCAGTTTCTTTACGGGCCTGCAGATCATCAAGCTCCTGCTTGATACCTGCGCGACGGCCTTTGAAGAGTCCGGCGATCTTCGATCCCGCAAACTTGTAAATAACGCCTATAAAAAGAACCAGGTTGAGAACGCGTAAAGCGAAGTTGCCCCAGGGAATCGAGTGCTCCCCTTCTCCGCCGTGAGCTGCAAAAGCTACGGATGCTATTAAAAGCACGGAGAAGACGGTGCCTGCCATGATGATATTTTTCCGCTTCAAGGCTAAACCCCCCTTCGATATTGATTAGGCCTAGCCAAGAACCTTGGCTGTAACCTTTTGAGCAAACTCATCTACCTGTCCGGCAAGAGCTTTCATAGCTTCGCCTTTTTCGGATGAAAGTTCATTGCGTGCAGCCTTCATGGTTGCAGCAGCGTCCTTTCCGGCCACAGAAAGAATCTTCTGTTCTTCTTCCTGAGCCTGCACCTTGAATTCGCTGCGCAGTTCAAGACCCGCACGGCGAGCTTCATCGAGGGCTTTTTCATACCCTTTCATCTTGGAGTCCGCCTGTTCGGTGAACTGCTCAATCTTACCCATCTGTCCTTTCATGAGTTCGCCACGCCTCTTGATGATCTCACGAATGGGACCGAACATGAGGAAATTGAGAACCATAAGAGTGATGAGAAAGTTCGCCAATTGAATTAAAAAACTGTAATCTAAATCAATCATGCCTGCTCCCGAAAAGGTTGTGAATTTTTGTCCAAAGTCAGTGGTGCATTAGCTAATTTACAGGGTTGTGTCAAAGGCTTTTTCACTTTTGGACGACTACTTTTGTCCCGTCAACCCTTGTAAATGCTGGCTTGTTAATTTTTTAACTAATTTCTTCTTTTTCCTCGTCGGTACTTTTCGGGACACTTGAGGTCATAGTGACCTGCCCCTCAAGAACAGCTCCTTCCTCCACCATAAGTGTGGGGGTGACGAGGTTGCCCTGAAGATTTGCAGTTTTGTGGAGAACAGCTTTTTCCTTTGAAAGGACTTCTCCTACAATTTTGCCACTCAAAATAAGCTGACCGACGTGAACAACTCCCTCAACGCAGGCATCTTTACCCACAACAAGAGTTCCTTCGGATTCAACTTCACCGTTAAAATTACCATCTATACGGACAGCACCCTGAAAATTCAGTTTTCCCTGATAATTGGTACCTGTCCCCAAAAAGGCATTAATTTCATCTCTCGCCATATCCTAAACTCCTTCTCAACTACAGCCGGACTTACCTTTTTATAAAAATACGGCTCACCCTTGCTTGAAGACATAACGCCTCATGGACACGTTCAACACAAGCCCTATGAGACAAAAATTTACTACTGTGGCACTGCCCCCGTAACTTACAAATGGCAACGGGATTCCTACTACCGGCATAAGTCCGAGGACCATACCCATATTAATCAGGATTTGCCAGAAAAAATAAAAGAATACGCCCGCTGCGAGAAAGCTTCCGAACAGGTCTTTGGCATCTCTGGCGGTAACAACAATCTGGTATAAAAAAATGCAGAAAAGAGACAAAAGAGTAATTGCGCCTACAAATCCCCACTCCTCTCCGAACACGGCAATGGCAAAGTCTGTATGTTTTTCCGGAAGAAATCTGAGCTGGCTCTGGGTTCCGCCCATAAAGCCTTTACCCCAGAATCTTCCAGACCCAATAGCTATTTCAGACTGAATGATGTGATAGCCCGATCCCAGAGGATCACTGGCGGGATTCATGAACGAAATGATACGTCTTTTCTGATAATCATGGAGAAAAAACCAGCCTGCCGGAATGATGCATGGAAAAGCAACGGCGAGGGATTTGAAGACTTTGCCTGTCAGCCCCCGGTAGAGAACCATTCCACCGAGTATCAGCAGAATGTTCAAACCTGACCCGAGGTCTGGCTGGAGTATGACAAGCCCTGCCGGAACAAGCCCCACTCCGACAACATAGGCAAGTTTTGTAAAATTTAACGGATCACTGTCACGGGAGAGTATTTTTGCCCCGATTATAAGAATGGTGATTTTGGCAAGCTCACTGGGCTGGAAGTTGAAAAAACCCAGATCAAGCCACCTTCTGGCTCCATAAATAGTCTTCCCTGCAAAGGGAACAGCAATAAGAAGACACACTGTGACCCAGAACAGCGGCCAGGCAATAGTTTTAAGATGCCTGTAATCAAAGAGCATAAAAGTTATCATCCCGGCGAAGCCCATAAGTCCCCAGATCAACTGCTTCTGATAAAAAGAACTTACGCTTACCCCTTCCTCAAGACGGTATCCGCTGGCAGAATACAAATTCATAACTCCCACCAGGAACAGCAGTGCAGCCAGTCCAAGCAGGACCCAGTTCATGTGGATTAAAAGTCTTCTATCTATGGGTGACATTTTATATCCGTAACTCTAACTTTTAGTTTTATTTTCTTCTGCATTTTCACCCTTTATCGGGGGAAAAAGATAATTGTACATAGCCTTTACGATTGGCCCTGCTCCGGAACCGCCATGCTGGCCGTGCTCAACCAGACATACCACCACATATTTTTTATCCCCGCGTTCACCGAAAGAGGCCATCCACGCATGATCCCTGTATTTGTAGGGAATCTCACTATCCTTCATTTTTTTTATTTCATCAGTTAATTTTACCACCTGTGCGGTACCTGTTTTACCACCAAGAATAACATCCGGGCGGCGCAGCCTGCGGGCTGTTCCATGAGCACCTTCAACAGTATGGATCATTGCATCCTTTATTATAGCCAACTGATCTTTACTTAATGGTATTTTCGATTGAACCTCGGCAGGTTCACCTTTGAGCAGTTGAGGTCTTAAAAGTTTGCCGCCATTTATGATGGAAGCAATAAATCTGGTAACCTGCAACGGTGATACGAGAACATATCCCTGACCAATAGCCATATTAAGGTTTTCACCCGGATGCCAGATGTCATGGAAACGTTTTCTTTTCCATTCACGCGTGGGTATAAGGCCAGCTTTTTCATGGGGAAGAGAAATTCCGGTCCGCTGTCCGAATCCGCAGGCCTTGGCAAATTCGCTCATGCGATCTACTCCAAGGCGCATTCCTACTTTATAAAAATATACGTCACACGATTCAGTCAGGGCCTTTTTAAGATCAACATCACCATGCCCCCATTTTTTCCAGTCCCTAAAAACATAATTTCCAAGCTTTAAAAAACCGGGACAAAAGAGAGTTTCTTTCGGGTCGAGCATATTGTTGTGCAATCCACAACCGGCAATGGCTAGTTTAAATACTGATCCTGGCGGATATACACTCTGTATAACCCTGTTCTGCAAGGGATGCATGGGATCATCTCTCAGAGTCTTCCACTCTTTGGTGCTCAATCCGGTAACAAATGAATTGCTGTCGTAGGAAGGAGAGCTGACAAAGGCCAGAATCTGCCCGTTATCAGCATCCATTACCACCACGGCCCCGGCTTTACCTTTGAAAAGTTTCCCACCGAGTTCCTGAAGTCCAAGATCAATTGAAAGATCAATATCTTCACCGGCAACCGGATTTTTCAATATCCTCTGCTCAAGTTTACGCCCGGTCGCGTCAACTTCACTCTGACGCTTGCCCTTGATACCCCGGAAACGCTTTTCCAGAACAGTTTCAAGTCCCTGCTTGCCGACAAAATCACCTACGGAAAGATCATGATCTTTCTCAAGTTCTTCTTCGTCAACTTCGGCCACATAGCCAAGGACATGAGCAAGCAGCTTGCCGTATTTGTATTTTCTTCTCGGCCGGACAACAATCTCAAGTCCCGGCCAATGGAGTGAATTGGCTTCGATCAGCGCAACCTGTTCAAAACTGAGATTAGGAACCAGAATTAGAGGTTCAAAAGGTTTGATGCGCTTCTTTTTCTTTTTGAAAACAGATTTGATCTTGCCAATATCCACTCCGGTCCATTCGGAGACTTTTTTGAAAGTGGAATCAAAGTCCTTGCAGTCTTCACGGACAATGCCAAGAGCATAAGCCGGTTCATTCACGGCAAGAAGATATCCGTTACGATCCCTTATCAAACCTCTGGGAGCGTAAAGCTGATCCTGCCTAAGCTGGTTATTGCGGGCCTGTTCCGCAAAATAGCTTCCTTTGTGGATCTGCAAATACCAGAAACGAAGAGCGAAGACACAAAAAAGGAGAAGGATTAAAGCCTGAAGGATAATCAGGCCGATCTTCGGAGGTTGCTGAGTTTTGGACTCATACAGGTGGTTCATTTTTCAACCGCTCCGGATAAAAAAGTTTTATCAGCAGCCAGACCACAGGGAAGAACAATCCTTGAAGGATTCCTTCAGCCACATAACGGTCCGCTGCCCCGCTGAGGTCTGCAAGCATAGCGATTATTCCGATTAGAACCGGGTGCATTACACCGATGGCCACACCGCATAAAACTGTAAACATGAAGCTCTGCACATCAAAAAACATAATTCCGCAACGATACAAAGCATAAATAAGCAGATATGAAATAATAGCGTAACCAAAAGGAAGTGTTCCGCAGCCTTCTTCAATCAGAACCCAGATGACCGCCATCCACAGCGCCTGAGTATTTTTTTCTCTTTGCAGGCAAAAAAGTATGCTCGGAGCAAGAAAGTCAACGCCGGGAACAAAACTCTGCATCCAGATTGCTACAACTGCGAAACCTGCCCACCATATAAAAGCAAGCATCACTGCTCTCCAGAGGCAGATGTGGAATTTGTAGCTGCTGCAACATCCTTGCGAACCAGCAGAACTGCTTCCAGATTATGAATATCTACAAGCGGTTCGGCCTGAACTTTCAGAAAAAGGGAAATATCCGATCGTTCAACCGAAGTAACCCGTGCAACAGGAAGTCCGGGGGGAAAAATTCCAGCGAGACCCGAGGTTATAAGGATTTCACCTTTATCCACCATAGCGTTCAGCTTCATGTATTTAAGCTGAAGCATGCGTCCGTCTCCACCGCCGATCAGAAGTCCGGAAGCACGATGGGATTGTCCGCGAACAGATATGCGGCTGTTGGGGTCGGTAACAAGGAGAACGTTGGAAGCACTCAGACCAGTCTGCATAACCCTCCCGACAACTCCGTAAGGAGTCATTATCGGGATATCATCATGCACGCCGGACATTTGCCCCTTATCAATTACAATGGAATTCAGAGCCGCAGAAGGCCCCATGCGGTGAGTGATAACTCTTGCGGCATCAACATTCCATCCTTCAACGGGAGGAAAAGCCAGAAGACCTGCAAGCCTGTCGGCCTCTTTGGCTTTTTCTTTAAGGCTGATAATTTCAAGACGCATAAAATCATTCTGAGAACTCAGAAGATCGTTTTCCTGCTTAAGTCCGACAAGATATATGTATCTGTTCCAAAAATCTGAAATTTCGTCAGAGGCCCATTGACCGGGCACCACGATCCACTTGACGGCCTCCAGACCGGTGAAAGTCGCAATACGGTCCAGCTGTCCGGTTCGCAGGTTCCACGAGTACAGACTTAAATATATAAACAGAGCTGCTAAAAGCCCTAAAGCCGTCTTTTTAAGCCTCACGCGACAACCTCAAGCATTAAAAAATGAATCCGGGATATTATGCTGTGAGCAGCATTATATCCCTGAAATATAGAATTTAAGGCCGTAAAAAGGCGGCGCAGAACCGAATTCTCCACCGCCCTGTCAAAACAAATATACGGAAACAAGTTAGTCGATGGTGACTTCCTTGTATATATCAAGTTCATCAAGAGCACGCCCGGAGCCGATGACAACAGCATTAAGAGGAGCATCAACAACAGTGATAGGCAGATGTGTTTCCTGACTTAAAAGAAGGTCCAGACCTTTGAGCAATGCGCCACCACCGGTAAGCACAATACCTCTGTCCACGATATCAGCGGCAAGTTCCGGCGGAGTCTGTTCAAGAGCTACACGAACTCCCTGAACAATACTGTCGATCTGCTCGGAGATAGACTTTCTGATTTCTTCGGAAGTAATCAGAATGTTCTGCGGAATACCAGTAACAAGATCACGACCTTTAACTTCCATTTCAAGTTCTTCATCAAGAGGATGAGCTGAAGCTATTTTAATCTTAATGTCTTCAGCGGTACTCTCACCGATGAGCATGGAGTATTTGCGCTTGACGTGCTGCATAATGGCTTCGTCCATTTTATCCCCGCCTACGCGTACGGAACGGGCATAAACGATACCTGAAAGGGAAATAACCGCAATTTCAGTTGTTCCGCCACCGATATCAACGACCATGTTGGAGGTCGGCTCCGTAATAGGCAGGTTGGCTCCGATAGCTGCGGCCATAGGTTCTTCAATAAGATAAACCTCGCGGGCACCGGCACTTTGAGCGGATTCCTTGACAGCCCTCTTCTCAACCTGTGTAATCCCGGTAGGGACACAGATCATGATGCGGGGACGTACAAGCCTGCGGCTGTTATGGACTTTTGAAATGAAGTGGCGCAACATGGCCTCGGTAACTTCAAAATCGGCGATAACGCCGTCTTTCATAGGACGGATGGCGACAATATTTCCTGGAGTCCTGCCAAGCATTTTCTTGGCTTCGAGTCCCACAGCAAGAACTTTGCTGGCGCCTTGAGTATCCTTTTTTACCGCAACCACGGAAGGCTCGCTGAGCATTACGCCTTTCCCCTTGACATAAACAAGGGTATTCGCTGTTCCGAGGTCAATGGCCAGATCGCTTGAAAATGATCCTAATATCTTGTCAAAAATCGATGCCATGTTGTGTTTGAAACTCCGAAGAAAATGTGTTTCTGATTATATTGATTATCACTATTCTGCTTTTCCCACTCAGTTGCGGAAATGCTAAGCAGACAACTAACAGAAGAACAAACAGCAGGCAACATATTAGAAAATTATCTAATTCTAGGTACTACTGATTTCGAAATTGTTGTCGTGATATCTTTTCCTGAGGATATTATCTTTAATAACCATTTAATCAACCCCTAATATCACTAAAATTAACAAATGTACTATTATTACGGATTAGCAGCCAGACTCAGACAGAAGTTCGGGGAAAGAGTTCAGAAAGTTCCCCTTGATGCAGGTTTCTCATGCCCCAACAGGGACGGTAAAATATCAGCAAACGGCTGTATATTCTGCAATCCTGAAGGCTCCGGTTCGGGAATGCTTTCAGAGGGAATACCACTTTCCGAGCAATGGAATTTATGGATTGAAAAAATTTCCAAAAGATACAGTGCCAGACTCTTTCTGGCTTATCTGCAATCATATTCGAACACTTACGGTCCCCTTGAAAAACTGAAATCTGTTCTGGATGAGATTTCACAACTTGAGGGAATTGCTGGTCTTTGTCTGGGGACAAGACCCGACTGTGTTGATGCGGACAAACTTAAAGCAATAAAAGACACCGGATTATCGGAAATCTGGCTGGATTTGGGACTACAAAGTTCCAATGACGAAACCCTAAAAAAAATAAACAGAGGTCACGACAGTGCTGCTTTTGCAAAATCTGTCGAACTTGCCCACTCGCATGGGCTCGAAGTCTGCGCCCACGTTATTGCAGGGCTTCCCGGCGAGGATGAAGAAGATTTCATAAAATCAGTAAGATTCATAAATACGCTCCCGGTATCAGGAATAAAGTTTCACAATCTTTACGTTTGCAAAAATACAACGCTCGAAAAAATGTACCGCGCTGGAAGTTATGAACCATGGACCCGTGAGAGATATGTTCAGGCTTTTGTGCGGGCCATCACCTTTCTGCGTCAGGATATAGTTGTTCACCGGATAAGCGCCGACCCTGTTCCGGGAGAGCTGGTCAGTCCAGACTGGTCTGAGGACAAAAGAACAACCCACCTTGCCATCAATGAAAATATGGAAAAAAATGATCTCTGGCAGGGGTGTGCACTTAAAGGAAGCCGCTCCCAGCCGCCGGACTGGTTCTGGCCGGAATCATTTCCACCAAAAATGATCATCAATAAAACAGGATTTTAATATGGATCGAATTTTACAGGCAGCATCAGGGAGAATTTTCCTTAGAATCACGCTTAAAAATGAAAAGGTTACTTCCATCAATCTTGATTGGAACAATGACAGCCATGTCATCTCCATGAATCCTGAAACTGAAAAAATCCAGAAAGCCCTGGACGACTACACCTCAGGAAAAAAAGTAAGCTGGCCTGAGTTTGAATTCGACTTCTCCGGCCTTAGCGAATTCAGAAAGAAAGTGCTCCAAACACTCTATCGTGAAGTTGGCTGGGGAAGTTCCATAAGCTACGGGGGGCTGGCAGCCCTTGCAGGATCACCCCGAGCAGCCAGAGCTGTGGGTGGAGCCATGGCAGCAAATCCTTTCCCATTGATCATTCCCTGCCACAGAGTCCTTGGGTCAGACAGGAGTCTGACCGGATTTAGTGGAACAGGAATAGAAATGAAAAAATATCTTCTGCACCTTGAGGGAATTGGCTGTAAATAAAAGTAAAAAGTCCGCGACTCAGGGGAGAATCGCGGACCTATAAAAAAACAGCCGTATCAACTTTTAGCGAGCTGTTCTTTTCTGCATTTTGGCTCTTAAATAGATAGCAATAAGATTCATGCCAAGGACAAGCGTAATCAGAACAAGAGAAGTTCCGTACTGAATGTGCCTTGTTTTTTCTATTTCAGTTCCCGCAGTTGCAAGAACATAGATATGATACGGCAGTGCCATTACGTCATCAAAGATGGATTTAGGCATTTCCGGTGTGTAGAATACCGCGGCGGTAAACATAATGGCCGCGGTTTCACCGGCTGCGCGTGAAAGGGTCAGAATAGAACCTGTG
The sequence above is drawn from the Maridesulfovibrio bastinii DSM 16055 genome and encodes:
- a CDS encoding F0F1 ATP synthase subunit delta, which codes for MTGNIVSRRYARALFSVGQKQGETDLAAYGKALTELSQILEDSPEALRLFQNPVFSAAEKKAVLDKLLEKTSAGPVVKNFCSLLADKERLSCIPAIASDYSGMLDATQGVVRGKLVTAIKLTQKRQKEILDRLEEQLKNKLVLDFEIDKDILGGVVLQVGDKVLDASIRAQLQMMKEQIKRGV
- the atpD gene encoding F0F1 ATP synthase subunit beta, with the protein product MSDVKGKIVQVIGAVVDVEFPEGQLPNILTAVQINNPNSADAPDLICEVAQHLGDNIVRTIAMDATEGLVRGMEVTSLGQPISVPVGNGSLGRILNVVGRPVDELGPIESDKVLPIHRPAPEFTELSTKVELLETGIKVVDLLIPFPKGGKMGLFGGAGVGKTVILMEMINNIAKQHGGKSVFAGVGERTREGNDLYHEMKDAGVLEKAALVYGQMNEPPGARARVALTALTIAENFRDAEGEDVLLFIDNIFRFTQAGSEVSALLGRMPSAVGYQPTLGTDLGGLQERITSTTKGSITSVQAVYVPADDLTDPAPATTFSHLDGTLVLSRQIAELGIYPAVDPLDSTSRILDPNVLGAEHYATAREVQMVLQKYKDLQDIIAILGMDELSDEDKLVVARARRIQRFLSQPFHVAEVFTGTPGVYVSLEDTIKGFREILDGKHDEMGEQSFYMVGAIEEAVEKDKKNNE
- the atpF gene encoding F0F1 ATP synthase subunit B, which translates into the protein MAGTVFSVLLIASVAFAAHGGEGEHSIPWGNFALRVLNLVLFIGVIYKFAGSKIAGLFKGRRAGIKQELDDLQARKETAEKKLQDVEQSIANLEQEKEAILAEAKEQGEAIKQSIIQKAEESAEVIRSQAKVSAEQEAAVALEEMRAELADKVVEAAEKIVQSKLTKTQHENLVDEYLTKVVLN
- the rodA gene encoding rod shape-determining protein RodA codes for the protein MSPIDRRLLIHMNWVLLGLAALLFLVGVMNLYSASGYRLEEGVSVSSFYQKQLIWGLMGFAGMITFMLFDYRHLKTIAWPLFWVTVCLLIAVPFAGKTIYGARRWLDLGFFNFQPSELAKITILIIGAKILSRDSDPLNFTKLAYVVGVGLVPAGLVILQPDLGSGLNILLILGGMVLYRGLTGKVFKSLAVAFPCIIPAGWFFLHDYQKRRIISFMNPASDPLGSGYHIIQSEIAIGSGRFWGKGFMGGTQSQLRFLPEKHTDFAIAVFGEEWGFVGAITLLSLFCIFLYQIVVTARDAKDLFGSFLAAGVFFYFFWQILINMGMVLGLMPVVGIPLPFVSYGGSATVVNFCLIGLVLNVSMRRYVFKQG
- a CDS encoding ATP synthase F0 subunit B, whose translation is MIDLDYSFLIQLANFLITLMVLNFLMFGPIREIIKRRGELMKGQMGKIEQFTEQADSKMKGYEKALDEARRAGLELRSEFKVQAQEEEQKILSVAGKDAAATMKAARNELSSEKGEAMKALAGQVDEFAQKVTAKVLG
- a CDS encoding bactofilin family protein, producing MARDEINAFLGTGTNYQGKLNFQGAVRIDGNFNGEVESEGTLVVGKDACVEGVVHVGQLILSGKIVGEVLSKEKAVLHKTANLQGNLVTPTLMVEEGAVLEGQVTMTSSVPKSTDEEKEEIS
- the atpA gene encoding F0F1 ATP synthase subunit alpha translates to MQIKAEEISKIIEDQIQNYESKVEMSETGTVLYVGDGIARVHGVENAMAMELLEFPGGLMGMVLNLEEDNVGVALLGDDTGIKEGDPVKRTGQIFSVPVGDTVMGRVVDPLGAPMDGLGPIDRSEMRPVELKAPGIVQRKSVHEPMGTGIKAIDAMTPIGRGQRELIIGDRQVGKTAVCIDAILAQKNTDIHCFYVAIGQKKASVALVADVLKKHGAMEYTTIISATASDPAPLQFIAAYTGATMAEHYRDNGKHALIVYDDLSKQAVAYRQMSLLLRRPPGREAFPGDVFFLHSRLLERACKVNDSLGAGSMTALPIIETQAGDVSAFIPTNVISITDGQVYLEPNLFNAGIRPAINVGLSVSRVGGAAQIKGMKQVAGTMRLDLAQYRELAAFAAFGSDLDKSTQQKLNRGARMVELLKQDQYKPMTFPEQIVSLYAGTRGFMDDVPVDAVRKFEDGLIEFVRNAKADILEDIQTKGKIDDSVEGKLKAALDEFKKSFSA
- a CDS encoding F0F1 ATP synthase subunit gamma; this encodes MASLRDVQNQIVSVKKTKQITKAMNMVASAKLRKAQSRIERFRPYADKFYEMLSDLAGGADTSVHPLLEVHEEIKTVGIVLATSDRGLCGSFNSNMINKALKLAASKKAEGLDVKFYCIGKKARDAVKKTEYETVESFADEMNNFDFTLASTVGNKIIDAYLSMELDEVHLVFGEFISVARQVAVDLSLLPISSGEAKEEAEDEGPSSEYIYEPSVEGLLAELLPRFVNVQVYRGLLDTSASEHAARMAAMDNASKACDDMAESLTLIYNKTRQAAITNDLMDIVSGAEALKG